One genomic segment of Pseudomonas fortuita includes these proteins:
- the lpxC gene encoding UDP-3-O-acyl-N-acetylglucosamine deacetylase: MIKQRTLKNTIRATGIGLHSGEKVYLTLKPAPVDTGIVFRRADLDPVVEIPARAANVGETTMSTTLVNGDVKVDTVEHLLSAMAGLGIDNAYVELSASEVPIMDGSAGPFVFLIQSAGLEEQDAAKKFIRILREVTVEEGDKRATFLPFEGFKVSFEIDFDHPVLRNRTQSASVDFSSTSFVKEVSRARTFGFMRDIEYLRKHNLALGGSVENAIVVDEDGVLNEDGLRYEDEFVKHKILDAIGDLYLLGNSLIGEFKGFKSGHALNNQLLRKLIAETDAWEVVTFEDASTAPISYMRPVAAV; this comes from the coding sequence ATGATTAAACAACGCACCCTGAAGAATACCATCCGTGCCACAGGTATCGGTCTGCACTCTGGGGAGAAGGTTTACCTGACCCTCAAGCCCGCACCTGTTGACACCGGCATCGTCTTCCGCCGCGCCGACCTTGACCCTGTGGTCGAGATCCCTGCGCGTGCGGCCAACGTCGGCGAGACAACCATGTCGACGACGCTGGTCAACGGTGACGTCAAGGTCGATACGGTCGAGCACCTGCTCTCCGCCATGGCGGGCCTGGGCATCGATAACGCCTACGTCGAGCTCTCCGCCTCGGAAGTGCCGATCATGGATGGCAGCGCCGGACCCTTTGTATTCCTGATTCAGTCTGCCGGCCTGGAAGAGCAGGACGCAGCCAAGAAGTTCATCCGCATCCTGCGTGAGGTAACCGTGGAAGAGGGCGACAAGCGCGCCACGTTCCTGCCTTTCGAAGGGTTCAAGGTGAGCTTCGAGATCGACTTCGATCACCCGGTGCTTCGCAACCGGACCCAGAGCGCCAGCGTCGACTTCTCCAGCACCTCGTTTGTGAAGGAAGTCAGCCGCGCGCGTACTTTCGGCTTCATGCGTGACATCGAGTACCTGCGCAAGCACAACCTTGCATTGGGTGGCAGTGTCGAGAACGCCATCGTGGTCGATGAAGACGGCGTGCTCAACGAGGACGGCCTTCGTTACGAAGACGAATTCGTAAAGCACAAGATCCTCGACGCCATTGGCGACCTTTACCTGCTGGGCAACAGCCTGATTGGCGAGTTCAAGGGCTTCAAGTCCGGCCACGCGCTGAACAACCAGCTGTTGCGCAAGCTGATTGCTGAAACCGATGCCTGGGAAGTGGTCACGTTCGAAGATGCCAGCACGGCACCGATCTCTTATATGCGCCCTGTTGCGGCCGTGTAA
- the ftsZ gene encoding cell division protein FtsZ, protein MFELVDNVPQSPVIKVIGVGGGGGNAVNHMVKSSIEGVEFICANTDAQALKSIGARTILQLGTGVTKGLGAGANPEVGRQAALEDRERIAEVLQGTNMVFITTGMGGGTGTGAAPIIAEVAKEMGILTVAVVTRPFPFEGRKRMQIADEGIRMLAESVDSLITIPNEKLLTILGKDASLLSAFAKADDVLAGAVRGISDIIKRPGMINVDFADVRTVMGEMGMAMMGTGCASGPNRAREATEAAIRNPLLEDVNLQGARGILVNITAGPDLSLGEYSDVGSIIEAFASDHAMVKVGTVIDPDMRDELHVTVVATGLGARIEKPVKVVDNTLQTAQQAYEASNPAPVRQEQPAVNYRDLERPTVMRNQAHAGAAAAAKLNPQDDLDYLDIPAFLRRQAD, encoded by the coding sequence ATGTTCGAGCTCGTAGACAACGTCCCGCAAAGCCCGGTCATCAAGGTGATCGGCGTTGGTGGTGGTGGCGGCAACGCCGTCAACCACATGGTCAAGAGCAGCATCGAGGGCGTGGAATTCATCTGCGCCAACACCGATGCCCAGGCGCTGAAAAGCATTGGCGCGCGCACCATCCTGCAATTGGGCACTGGCGTGACCAAGGGCCTGGGTGCCGGTGCCAATCCGGAAGTGGGCCGTCAGGCTGCGCTGGAAGACCGTGAGCGCATCGCTGAGGTACTGCAGGGCACCAACATGGTGTTCATCACCACTGGCATGGGTGGCGGTACCGGTACCGGTGCAGCGCCGATCATTGCCGAAGTGGCCAAGGAAATGGGCATTCTCACCGTAGCCGTGGTGACCCGTCCGTTCCCGTTCGAAGGCCGCAAACGTATGCAGATCGCCGATGAAGGCATCCGCATGCTGGCTGAAAGCGTCGACTCGTTGATCACCATCCCCAACGAGAAACTGCTGACCATCCTGGGCAAGGATGCCAGCCTGCTGTCCGCCTTTGCCAAGGCCGACGATGTGCTGGCCGGTGCCGTTCGCGGCATCTCCGACATCATCAAACGCCCAGGCATGATCAACGTCGACTTCGCCGACGTGCGTACGGTGATGGGCGAAATGGGCATGGCAATGATGGGTACTGGCTGTGCCAGCGGCCCGAACCGCGCCCGTGAAGCCACCGAAGCGGCGATCCGCAACCCATTGCTGGAAGACGTCAACCTGCAGGGCGCCCGTGGCATCCTGGTGAACATCACCGCAGGTCCGGACCTGTCGCTGGGTGAGTACTCCGATGTGGGTAGCATCATCGAAGCCTTCGCCTCTGACCACGCCATGGTCAAGGTCGGCACCGTGATCGACCCGGACATGCGCGACGAGCTGCACGTTACCGTTGTGGCCACTGGCCTGGGCGCGCGCATCGAGAAGCCGGTCAAAGTGGTCGACAACACCCTGCAGACCGCTCAGCAGGCATACGAGGCGTCCAATCCTGCGCCGGTACGCCAGGAGCAGCCAGCGGTCAACTACCGTGACCTGGAGCGCCCGACCGTGATGCGCAATCAGGCCCATGCAGGTGCTGCTGCAGCCGCTAAACTGAACCCTCAGGATGACTTGGACTACCTTGATATCCCGGCTTTCCTGCGTCGTCAGGCTGATTAA